A single window of Actinoallomurus bryophytorum DNA harbors:
- a CDS encoding PadR family transcriptional regulator, translated as MTLQTQRVLRAALQEPAREWYGLQMCDVTGLPSGTVYPIISRLERHGWIESRWEDPAEHITEGRPRRRYYRLTGDGADRARTALARVDQARRPSARLPWSEPPRPEGTS; from the coding sequence ATGACCTTGCAGACCCAGCGTGTGCTGCGCGCGGCGCTTCAGGAGCCGGCACGGGAGTGGTACGGCCTGCAGATGTGCGACGTCACCGGCCTCCCCTCGGGGACGGTGTATCCGATCATCTCGCGGCTGGAACGCCACGGCTGGATCGAGTCTCGCTGGGAGGACCCGGCCGAGCACATCACCGAAGGCCGCCCTCGCCGCCGGTACTACCGGCTCACCGGTGACGGCGCCGACCGGGCGCGCACCGCCCTGGCCCGGGTCGACCAGGCAAGGCGCCCCTCGGCCCGCCTGCCCTGGTCGGAGCCGCCTCGCCCGGAGGGGACTTCGTGA